The genome window ATATGTTTCCGATACCTCACTTCCTCATTGAGTCATTCCCCACGATCTCATAGTGTCTTCAATCGTGGCTTTCTTacagctcttcttctttcttacCCTCAACCATGCGGCTGAGAGGTCccttcttgaccatgatAGACATGACCTCGTATAGAACATCAGCGGCTGCCATGGTAGTGTGCTCAGCATTAGTGTCGTAGGCAGGCTAAATCACTTCGTTAGTCTCGATCACTTCTATCTGGACTCTTCAAGTAACACTTACGGCAACCTCGACAATGTCTGCAGCAATGAGGTTCAAGCTTTCCAATCCTCGGATAATAGTTCGAAGCTCTCGAGTTGACCAACCTCCAGTCTCAGGAGTACCGGTAGCAGGGGCGAAAGCCGGATCAAGAGTGTCGATGTCTATAGAAAGGTAAACAGGGCGATCGGTGCCGACGCGCTTGAGAATTTTCTCAATGATACCATCGGTACCAATGGTATCGATCTCTCGAGCCTCTACGATCTCGAAGCCACAGTATCCATCGTTATCGTAGTCGCTAGGACCACTCAGAGTAGTTCTGATACCAGCATGGATGTTGGTATCATTGCGGAGAAGGCCTTCCATAGCTGCATGGTAGAAGTATGTGCCGTGGTTGATAGCAGCGACCTCTGATGGAGAGCCACCAAAGACCTTGGGCTTCCCTGTTCATATGTCAGTAATAGATAGGGAGTAGAGACACTTTTAGACTCACAGGTGTCCAGATGACTATCGAAGTGAATCACTGTCACGGGGCCATAGGCACGGTTGATGGAGcgaaggagagggagagtaATGGTATGGTCACCGCCAAGGGTGATGACTCTAGGAAGGGTCCGGCTCTTCAGAGCTGGGCCAGACTTGTCTGCATCTGTGGCTGGTGGACGAGAGAGGATGTTGTAGTGACCCTCCTCGATCTGTCGAAGTGCCCACTGGTTATCGTATCTTGGGTCGTTAGCACAGCGATATATGAGCTGACAGACTACTCACGAGGTGACTGGGATATCACCACAGTCGAGAACTGTGGCCCAGCTGTTGAAAGGGTTGGTAGCCAGAGGTACATTGTAACCTCCACTACAGCATCAGTCAGTCCTAGCGGAGGAAAGGCAGTGCGAGGGCTGGCTTACTAAAGGTTGAGTCGTCGAGAGCCCTGTCGGATACCAGAAGGTCCGAAGCGAGCACCAGGCCTGTAGGAAGTACCTGTATCGAAGGGAGCACCGATAAAAGCAATGTCATACTTGATGCTGTTTGCCTTCAAGCATGGCTGATATGGAAGACGGCCGAAGGTGCTGATGCCGGAGAAGACGGAGTCGGCCTTGACTTTATTAATTTGATTTGCTACCATCGGAGTTGAGATATTTACCTGAGTACCGCCATCTCCGGGGAGGGTGTTGTACCAGAGACCTTGGTGAGGACCTGACATGGGCTCTTGGTCATGGCTATGGTCGCCATGGGCGAGAGCCACAGAAGCAAGGCTTAGAGAGACGAGGGACTTGTACAACATTCTGAGAGATATCTAGGATAGCACTGTTAAGAATGGTATGTCTTGCAAATGGTAGAACGATAGCTAGTATTTATGCCATATGATAACTCGGCTTCCGGAGACACTCAGATCAGGATCATGGTCACATTCATGCTGGCGACTGGTCCATCATTCCACTAACGTAATTCCATTTGACCAGCAaattcctcttcctccaaagTGATATCATCACCAAAGCCTCCTGCAGAAAGAATCATCACTTACAACCTCAAAATCAACGGGCGTCCTCGAAGCGCGTAAGTATCTAAAATAGGCTAGTCTGGGGTAAATTCCTCGATGCAGCTAGAATCAGATCGGCACCCCGCAACCTCCGCATTCTTATCGTGGCTAAGTTGCCGAATCGAGTAAACCTATGATACGTGCTGATAAGCTTCTTGTACTACGATGAATTCTCGTTGATGCTTTTCGAGGCAATATTGTGTTACGTTGGTGAAAGTTGATGATCGTGAGGTTGCAAATCCCGCAGACTAGCGAAAATGGCGCGTTGCAGCTGAATATGCCGACATGATTAATGCATCCCACCATGACTGCATGCTTATCAGTAGTTCTGTGTTGGCAAAAGTTTTACCAAATCGTGATAGTGCCTCTTACCGGCTTCTAATGGCAAAGGATTGTCAAATTGAAGTAATTGAGAAGTCCTGTTGATTCGCACCGAGTTTGGCTGTCGCTTGCTGAGTTCTGAAACCTCTtccttcatcaccatcatcaccctccAAGGGAGTCGTTGAAACCACACAAACAGGCAGCAAAATGTCCCCTCAGTCTCAAACTCGTCGCCCTCACTTCGAGTCCTTCCCAGACGAAGAGACTCCCCTCATCCAACCTATCCAAGACCCGTCAATCGAACCCAAGAGTCACTCACCATGGCTCACCGAAACTGTCATCCTCGTGAAAGCCTCTGTGCCAGTCATATTGGCCTACATGCTCCAAAACAGTCTTCAAACCATCTCTATTCTCATGGTTGGCCGTCTCTCCCCCGAATCTCTTGCGACCGCTGCGTTCTCCTACATGTTCGCCATGGCAACAGCCTGGCTCATTGCTCTTGGCGGGACAACTGCCCTCGATACCCTCGGCTCGAGTACCTATACAAGCTCCAAGAATAAACACGATCTGGGAATACTGCTGCAGAGAGGCTTGTTTGTCTTGACTGGCTTCTATGCAGTGGTTGCTGTCATCTGGTGCTTCTCAGGATACATTTTCCGGGCCCTTGGACAAGAGGACTTCATCTGTGTTCAGGGACCCAAGTTCTTGCAGTTGTTGATTCCTGGTGGCCTTGGTTACGTATGGTTtgaggcgatgaagaagttcCTTCAGGCCCAAGGCATTTACCGACCGGGTACCTATGCACTACTCGTCACTTCTCCCCTTAATGCTTTGCTCAACTACATCTTCATCTACCCTCTCGGCTTCGGTCTCTACGGATCACCCATAGCTACTGGTATCTCGTACTGGctatccttcttcatcttggtaGGCTATGCCACCTTCGTGAAGGGGGGCGAATGCTGGGGCGGACTTGAGCCACGAcgagctcttcaacatctcggTCCCTTTGCAAAGCTTGCTTTCCTCGGTGTCATTCACGTTGGTACAGAGTGGTGGGCCTTTGAGATTGTTGCTCTTGCAGCTGGCCGCCTTGGAACAATCCCTCTAGCTGCCCAGTCTGTTGTCATGACCTTGGATCAAATCATCAACACTATTCCTTTCGGTCTCGGAGTTGCTGCATCTTCTAGATTGGGCAATctcttgggcttgggagaTCCTATGCAGGCAAGACGCTGTGCCCACGCTGCAGCACTGCTATCTGTGTTCTTCGGGACTGTCATCCTTGCGATCCTCATGTCTACAAAGAGTGTCATCGGCCGCTTGTTcaacgacgatgaggacgtCATCTCACTTGTCGCTCATATCATGCCTTATGTCGCACTCTTTCAGATAGCAGATGGTCTAAATGGAAGCTGTGGAGGAGCGCTGCGAGGTATGGGCCGACAATGGGTTGGGGCACTTGTCAATTGTATTAGCTACTATGGAGGTGCTCTACCAGCGGGAATTTGGCTTGCATTCCACGGCTGGGGTCTTTCTGGACTTTGGGTTGGGCAATGTGTCGCACTGTTTCTGGTCGGTATTCTAGAGTGGATTATAATCGCTTTGTGTGACTGGCGAAAAGAGATACAGAGGGCCGCAGACAGAATTGAGAATGGTGGCATGGAGATTGTACACTGAGATAGATGACCAGGTAGAAAATAATAGACCCAGCCAATCTCACTCTGGAATCATGAAAGCGTTCTCGCCTCAACCCCCTTCTACTCTTTCCGTGACTTCTAGGTATGCCAGCACAGCACATATCGTCCATTGAGCGTAAGTTCTCCGCATGAATAATGTCGTAGCGAAGTCGTAAGATTCTAGACCGATGTAACGGTTCTGCGCCGAGATAAGACGGAAATCTGGAACCCCCAATTGATAAGACGAGCTGGGGTAACAATTAGTCTCGCATTCTAGCAAAACCATCTGCTCTGATAAGAAAAAAACGTGGTATCGGCATCCGTCTGCCGCATGATAAACATGGTGCTAGCCAGAATAGGGTCGCACACGCACTGAAGCCACTGAAGCCTATCTCCGTGTTACTTATCTTTGCCTCATATGGCCATGcatatatagatataagTGCACGCGTCTCAATTATAAATGGCCGTATATAAGAAGAAGTGTAGCATGTGACTGCGTGCAATTGAGTCTGATCATCACCTCTTGCGCCATATTTGATCATTTCAGTCAGCCAATTTGTCACACTCGCAatggaggctgagaaggtcaACGGTGGTATCCTCGAGAAAGGAGACATCACTGAAGGAGAGACAACGGAACAAGGCTCCGTCATCAATGCGTCTGGCCATACAGATCAGCTTACTCGCCAGTATGGTCTCGTTGGGCTCACAGGCATTGCAGTGACAGTCAACAATGCCTGGGTTGTCCTTGGTTCTTCAATCTCAGTTTCTATCCTCAGCGGTGGCATTTCAGGTGTCATCTACGGCCTCATTGTGGCAGTGATCTACTATACTTTCATTGGTCTAAGTATATCAGAGGTATGCATAATCTCCCAGACCTAGCTCGGCACATCTAACATCTTCCAAGtttgcttcatcatgcccCAGCTCTGGCGGTGTCTATCACTGGGCAACCATAGCTGCCGGACCAAAATGGGGTCGTGTCACAGGCTTCTATACAGGTTGGATCAACTTTTATGGCTGGATGTTCGGTCTAGCATCGCTGGTCCAAGTCGCCGCCAACGCAGGCGTCCAATGCTACGCCACTCTCACGCCCGGCTTCTCTCCATCAGCATGGCATGTCTATGTCGCGTACCTGATCGTCATTTGGCTCAGTGCCTTCGTCGTCATTTTCTCGAACCGACTTGTTCCATATACACAGAAGCTTGGTCTGTTCCTCGTTGTTGCAGGAGGTCTTGTGACTATCATTATCGTCGCTGTTATGCCCTCAAAGCATGCTTCTAGCGATTTCGTCTGGAACTCGTTCCATGAGAACAACCTAACTGGATGGAACGACGGTGTTGCTTTTATGGTTGGTATTCTCAATGGAGCTTTCACGATTGGAACTCTCGATGCGATCACCCATATGGCTGAAGAGACCAAGAACCCGAAGAAGGATCTTCCTCGAGCCATCTTTCTTTACATTTCCATCGGTGGTGTCTATGCATTGGCGTTTGCCATAGTCTTGGGATATGCCATCTCCGACCTCTCTGTTCTCCAAGGGAACTCGAACACCTTCCCACTGGCTGGTATCTACCATCAAGCCACTGGAAGCGCCGCCGCTACGTTCGCCCTACTATTCATCATTCTCATTTCATCTCTCTGCTGCGTTATCGGAACTGTCTTGACCAACTGTCGAACGTACTGGACCTTGGCTCGTGACCAAGCTGTGCCGTTCTCAAATTATTTCAGCAGAGTGAGTGCGAAGCTTGGTACCCCAGTTGAGTCGACTCTCTTCGTGGCAATCATTGCCTCGGGTATCGGTGCAATCCCACTGGGAAGTTCGGTTGGTTTCAGTAACTTGACTGgatctttcatcatcatcacaactgTGTCTTACGCTATCCCAATTGTGTCGAATGTCCTGAGCGGCCGCAAACGATTCTCGCCCGGTCCCTTCCACCTGAAGAACCTTGGGTACTGGATCAACGGACTGACTATACTACTTATTGTGGTCTTTGACGTGTTCTTCTGTTTCCGTAAGTATTCCTAAACCTATATTTTCTCCCAGATTTCACTGACCGCTGGTAGCCTTCGGTATGCCATTTGATGCGACAACGATGAACTACAACTCTGTTATTCTGTGTGGTCTCTGTTTCTTGATTACGGTCTGGTGGTTCCTATCAGCCTCGAAGCATTACCCAGGGCCTACGTTTCAGCAGGTTTATGATGGGGATGAAAACAAAGAAATAGTATCGTAGGGAGGCGCAGATCCTACTTCAGTTTTCTTGTAATACATATATAAGCCGTCAATTTAACCACTGATTCCTTCTTCGCACTTGGCCTAGGTCCATCGAGTTTCGTCCCAATCAGACGGATCCACAGTAGTAGGCAATGACTGAAGAgacaaccaacagcatccTCACGATGGCGCCATTCTTCACAGTGTTTGTTGATACTCCTATGTTGATAGACAAAGATCATTAAAGTTGGTCCCCGATTATCCGATTGAGAAGGATCTAAAAGCTTGGAAACTTCAAAGGAAAGACTGATGCCCTAATGTTGGATCTCCTTGCAATCTCAAGTGTAACCTTGAAACTACTATAAGAGCTGGAATGGATGTCTGCGCTAGATGAGGGTTGTATTTTCAACCCATGGGCCAGTCACAGTCCAGCACGTGTGTCATCATGCATGAGGCGGAGTCGTTGAGGCTCAGAGCCTAGCACCTGTCAGATGAGGCAGACTCAGCTTTACTACTTACCTTGTCAATTCCTCCATACCTATCTTCGGTGATTTTCAATACCTTCATCTGCATCAAAATGGCAGAAATACTTGGCCTGGCCTCCAGTATTATCACAATAGTCGAAGTAGCAGGAAAGCTCGGCACCAGCATCATCCGACTCAAGCGATTATGGGACGAAGTACAAGATGTCCCCGCCAGCATTCAGAGATGCATCGAGCAGTTGGAGATCTTGGCTCCTGCCATTGAAGAAATGGACCACGAGTTTGAAAAGACTCGCAATATGATCCGAAATGATTCTGCGGCCAAGCGAAGCCTGGAATATTCTCGGAAAGCGGTAGAGACTCTCGATACCTTGGTCAGAGACATGGAGACACAGATCAGCGCGGTAAAGGCCAGTCGAAGACTGGTAATCCAACTCAAAGTCAGGATTAAGAGAGACGTGATTGAAGATCATCAGCATAGACTCACATCAGCCCTTCAACTACTGTCTCTCTCCCAGCAAACCTACTTGATGTGAGTGCTTGGCCATGTTGCTAGATGTAAGAACGTGTTGGCTGACATTCAAAGTGCTTTATCGCGCGCCCAGCCGGATATTATCATTTCCGAAATAAGAAACTGGCGAGACTCAGTGCATCAGACGCAACTTTCAGTAGGCACCAAAGAATCCGACCAGTCACAAGGTGAGGAACCTCGAGAGGAACAGGCCGGGCAGTCTCAAAATAACTCCAAGTCTCCTGTGTCTCGCGACTTAAACATTTGGTCCGCCAAAAAGCCGTTGCCGCGAAGGCGACCCGGTCTACTAGGCAGCTTCACTTTCCAGTCTTATGAGGTTGCCGAAAGCTCTTCAATCCACTACGAGCCAGACAAGGCCCGATGTCAGTCCATTCTTTTTTATACCACGCAAATGATGCGAGAATGGCTAATCTTGGTTCTAGTCTTCCAAGCAAGGGTACATATGCCTTGGTTCATACAAAGATCCTGGGACTTGTCAGTACTTCGGGCATCGACCGGGTGGACTTTCCAATTGAACCCTAGGAACATTCGGCCCTGGGATGCTAAAATATTCCGAGCCGTTAGAAATGGGCAAATTGAACATATTATCGAACTCCTCAAGAGCAAAGAGGCATCAATCTATGACCTTGATCCTTATGGGCGTTCATTGCTTGACGTGAGTTGCCATGTTTTTCGATCAAACACAACCTGACTTTTTAGATCGCCATTTCGTACCAACAGATCGAAACCATCAAGCCTCTCATTCTCATGGGAATGAGAATTTCTGATGTCGACTCATCGGATCTGTTTTTCTACATATGCCTCTGGTTGTGGAAGGATCCTCAAGCAGAGGGTCCAATAGAGATTGCCCATGAATGGACAAAAGAAATAGAGGGCATATTAAGTGAGGGTCTGGAAGGGCGTCATTTCAGAGCTGCCTTCTGGAGAGTTCCAAATGTATACACTCTGTTATCGGAGACAGGATCTGTCCGTCAAGTGTTGCCCTCATTTGACTGGATCGATGTCAATCCAGCGGTTCCTTTAGAGTTGATAAAAAGTGGTCTCGCTCGAATTTCAGACTTTCGTCCGATTTACTGCACAACACGCCCGGATGGTACTTGCGACTGCTATGATTCGAACCTCATATTCCAGTATTTCCACGCACTCTTGAACAACGACAAAGGCTTCCACGACTGGAGGTGCTTAGCGAGAAAGGCGCTCCTAGGAGTTTCACCCTTGGATATCGTTCATCCCCATGATGGAGCCTTCTGGAATCTTACCAGTACTCTTGCAGCACTATGGAAACGGCAATTCCGACTCCTCCCTTTCGAACGGTGGATACAAAACGCCGTTACTCTGTGGCTCGAGGATGTTGCAGCAGCTGGCATCAACCTAGTAGAGTATATGAGTCTAGAACTACTATACAGCCAGGATCTCCAAAGGGATGCCGCGTGCCAGGACACGAAAATGGAGTTTAGGCTAGGGGCGCATTTGCCAGAGTCTGGGCCTTCACTGGTAATTCTGTCAGTAGGGCCACGTGCTGATGACTGGTC of Fusarium musae strain F31 chromosome 5, whole genome shotgun sequence contains these proteins:
- a CDS encoding hypothetical protein (antiSMASH:Cluster_5.1), which gives rise to MLYKSLVSLSLASVALAHGDHSHDQEPMSGPHQGLWYNTLPGDGGTQVNISTPMVANQINKVKADSVFSGISTFGRLPYQPCLKANSIKYDIAFIGAPFDTGTSYRPGARFGPSGIRQGSRRLNLYGGYNVPLATNPFNSWATVLDCGDIPVTSYDNQWALRQIEEGHYNILSRPPATDADKSGPALKSRTLPRVITLGGDHTITLPLLRSINRAYGPVTVIHFDSHLDTWKPKVFGGSPSEVAAINHGTYFYHAAMEGLLRNDTNIHAGIRTTLSGPSDYDNDGYCGFEIVEAREIDTIGTDGIIEKILKRVGTDRPVYLSIDIDTLDPAFAPATGTPETGGWSTRELRTIIRGLESLNLIAADIVEVAPAYDTNAEHTTMAAADVLYEVMSIMVKKGPLSRMVEGKKEEEL
- a CDS encoding hypothetical protein (EggNog:ENOG41~antiSMASH:Cluster_5.1~SMCOG1086:MATE efflux family protein) → MSPQSQTRRPHFESFPDEETPLIQPIQDPSIEPKSHSPWLTETVILVKASVPVILAYMLQNSLQTISILMVGRLSPESLATAAFSYMFAMATAWLIALGGTTALDTLGSSTYTSSKNKHDLGILLQRGLFVLTGFYAVVAVIWCFSGYIFRALGQEDFICVQGPKFLQLLIPGGLGYVWFEAMKKFLQAQGIYRPGTYALLVTSPLNALLNYIFIYPLGFGLYGSPIATGISYWLSFFILVGYATFVKGGECWGGLEPRRALQHLGPFAKLAFLGVIHVGTEWWAFEIVALAAGRLGTIPLAAQSVVMTLDQIINTIPFGLGVAASSRLGNLLGLGDPMQARRCAHAAALLSVFFGTVILAILMSTKSVIGRLFNDDEDVISLVAHIMPYVALFQIADGLNGSCGGALRGMGRQWVGALVNCISYYGGALPAGIWLAFHGWGLSGLWVGQCVALFLRAADRIENGGMEIVH
- a CDS encoding hypothetical protein (EggNog:ENOG41~SMCOG1038:phenylalanine-specific permease~antiSMASH:Cluster_5.1) translates to MEAEKVNGGILEKGDITEGETTEQGSVINASGHTDQLTRQYGLVGLTGIAVTVNNAWVVLGSSISVSILSGGISGVIYGLIVAVIYYTFIGLSISEFASSCPSSGGVYHWATIAAGPKWGRVTGFYTGWINFYGWMFGLASLVQVAANAGVQCYATLTPGFSPSAWHVYVAYLIVIWLSAFVVIFSNRLVPYTQKLGLFLVVAGGLVTIIIVAVMPSKHASSDFVWNSFHENNLTGWNDGVAFMVGILNGAFTIGTLDAITHMAEETKNPKKDLPRAIFLYISIGGVYALAFAIVLGYAISDLSVLQGNSNTFPLAGIYHQATGSAAATFALLFIILISSLCCVIGTVLTNCRTYWTLARDQAVPFSNYFSRVSAKLGTPVESTLFVAIIASGIGAIPLGSSVGFSNLTGSFIIITTVSYAIPIVSNVLSGRKRFSPGPFHLKNLGYWINGLTILLIVVFDVFFCFRKYS
- a CDS encoding hypothetical protein (antiSMASH:Cluster_5.1), whose amino-acid sequence is MAEILGLASSIITIVEVAGKLGTSIIRLKRLWDEVQDVPASIQRCIEQLEILAPAIEEMDHEFEKTRNMIRNDSAAKRSLEYSRKAVETLDTLVRDMETQISAVKASRRLIAISYQQIETIKPLILMGMRISDVDSSDLFFYICLWLWKDPQAEGPIEIAHEWTKEIEGILSEGLEGRHFRAAFWRVPNVYTLLSETGSVRQVLPSFDWIDVNPAVPLELIKSGLARISDFRPIYCTTRPDGTCDCYDSNLIFQYFHALLNNDKGFHDWRCLARKALLGVSPLDIVHPHDGAFWNLTSTLAALWKRQFRLLPFERWIQNAVTLWLEDVAAAGINLVEYMSLELLYSQDLQRDAACQDTKMEFRLGAHLPESGPSLVILSVGPRADDWSFSWDPCVEELSGEFWTALEDSRIKVPGAWVDERTEDFECLMGNPTACWFRRQERYYKNKSNMATNEIPKEMHMQAMRLQGAQWPEIKYREGLRVRGMTTCEEFSPYKAWFWI